Genomic window (Saccharomyces eubayanus strain FM1318 chromosome XVI, whole genome shotgun sequence):
GACTGTACCGACAAGCCCATCGGAGACGAAGGGGGAgactttggaagaagtcgatgaagaagttacAACCGAGGCATTACAACATTTGCAAACCTCTAAAATCTTAAATATTCACAAGGCAAAGTCAAACAGTGAAAGGAAATTTGACCGTAACACGCCTAACGATGGCGCTGAAAAAGAATCTGAACGAGGTACTTCTGACGATGATTTGTCTTCGAGCTTAAGCGTCAGCAAGTCCGCATTAGAGGAAGCATTAATGGACAGATTGCAATTCTGAGTTACACCTCTCACAAGCACAATCAAAAAACCAGCTGTCAGCCAAAAACTTCCGACGCTTTTTAGTTGGTACGGCCAACACTCCGGAATAATCTATACATATCTGctcgttttctttgatgtcTTTATTGACCTTGAACACCATTGAATTACCTTTGCGATATTTAGTCACATTGGGATTGCAAGAATGATTGAAGTAAGAGGCCTCTGGGAATACCCAGTAACCAAAATACTCTCTACTTTCAGCAGCTTCACCGTCTTGCCATATGCCGAATGCGTTCCCATATTCTGTACCTAAAATATGTCTTAACAATGGTATTGTGAGCATTTTGTGCAAATGTGAAGGTAACAGAATGTAGAGTGTTTGAAACACTAGCTTTTGGAAATGTAACAAGACAGGAAATCTCGATATTTTACCAAGCTCATTGGATTGCAGCATATTGAAAGTTCGTTGCGTTATAGACTGAGGGTCCATGTGTTTCAAATTAAACAAACTTTCGCAAACAAACCTAATACAACAGTACTCGTCTTCTGAAATTGGTGGTAattggtttatttttttggttccTTTCATGTTATCGATGCTTGGTATCCAatcgttttcaatttcgtcCCATGCAGACTGTATAATGCTTTCTGAAATCGAGACGGTATTTAATTTTGTCTCTTGTTCGGTAGTAGTATTATATCTTTTCAACATATTTGGGAAATGGCGCAATAATATCTCATAAAACTCGATCAGTTCAACGATATTCGGTATTTGAAGATAAGAATCTCTGCAACATTCCGAGCAAAACCATAATCCAGCGCCGAGGAACTTTTGGGGATTGATCTGACAACCCGCTCCGCAGATCAGATTTTTAATAGAATCATAGTTCAGTTTGTACTTCATGGTTCTCGCATTATCGTACGCGAAACAATTGTGGCAAACTTCCTTTCTAAATTCGTAGGAAATGGATGATCCTGTGAAATGAGCAGCTTGCAAAACTGTTGTTCCTTCAGGAATATTACTGCTACTAAAACAAGCCCTACCTCCCCATGTAGTTTGCCTTACCTGAAAATATGGGGAAATTTCCCGCACATCCTCATCAATAGTCATTTTCAAGTTTCAACTTACCGTTTTATGGGCATATAAATGGTATTTAAATGGTATATAAATGGTATATACTGACACGAGCACTAGTAGCTGCCAAATATAGCATAAGAAGCCCTttgaataatgaaaattaCCAGCAGAGTTGTACCGcacgtttctttttttgttctattttttttcagttttttaGGAACGTGATGAGGTAATCTTCTTTTCGCATAATTATTCGCGCAACTAAAATCAATAAGAACCCTTATCCTTATTCCTAGATCATGTTATGtttcgtttttttgatCCAACTCTGCAATGGGGACCATGGATGGTCTACCGTGAGCGCATTGGAATGGATTTTGGCATTGAGAAAGCTTGTTGACTAAAATAATGCACTCTTGCCGACTTAATTCATCTCCGAACATAATAGCAGATCTGCACGCTTTGCTGTTAAGGATTTCATGAAACACTGTTGGGATGCAACTTGCGTACTTCCACCAATATAACCTATCAGTTAAAGTGTGGCTTTCTAAACGAGTTAGGTTCATGGGAAGCTTCTTGAGGTCTTTTAAGTCATGAGCGTGTTGCAACAGGACCATTCTTAAGTAATTGTTGTCGCCATTATACTTGGATGCCAGCACTTCAGGTAGCGATTTAATTATCAAAAGAGACGTTTCTAGTGTGCCATTAGTTACTTCATAATTGATCTCccattttttaaattcgCACTGATAATGCCTGAATAAGTCAGCTTCGGTACGATCAATTTCTATGTAGCAATCAGTCAAATCTTGTGTGACGAAGGTCCTAGTTAGTGCTTCTGAGAGTAGACTGTGAAGTAAATCTTCTAACCTTATCCTTTCATCACAAGCATGCTGGTCAACTAATATCAATATTGGGGTTTTGTAGATAGATGAACCGGAGCATCGTATGAGAACAAACTTCTTGTCGACTTGATTAATCACCTCATAATTAGCCAAAACAGATCTGGAAATGGAAAGGTCCTCTATTGTGTTTTCTATATTATCACAATATTGTAAGACGTCTGTATCATAATGCCCCGAAGAAAGCTTGCTTCGCAAAATCGATTTCTGACCATAAAGTCgtattttgtttatccTTTCAGAACTCAATGTAGTTTTGCTTACTTTGTATTTATTGGCAACAGATGTCCCTGGAGTTACGATAATGCGTgccattttcattttggaaTCTAAGACCTGACCACATTTGCTCACTTGACTTTGTCTGCTGATGGATGTTGCATTGGCTTGTGAGCAGCTGACTATTTCCAACGACTTATCTGATTTATCGGGCGGTAAATAGCCTTGAAATGTTAGGAAAGAACGAACAGTCTTGATAATTAATGGTTCAATTGTACGAACATGAGAAGGTTTTATAATGTTCTTGGCCGGATCTTGTAATAGGTCATCGATAGTCTGAGGGCAACGTAgatcaaaaatgaagagaGGGTGGGATCGATAAGGTTTCCCCACGGTTTTGGTCTTAAGTAAACTGAAATTGCTGTCTCCGAAGTCCTGCTGCTGAAACAAAGAATCAATGTATGTCTGGAATATACTATCTGTATAACGCCTACCATTAATGAATATGAATTGTAGGCTTTTCAATCGAATCGGTATCTTAGAAATAATACCTTCAATTTGATAATCATTAAATTTTAAGGAAACTTTTTTGAGCATATCTGGCGGTATTATTGCCCCAAACACATTTCTCAATACCTGAGACATTCTCTGGTGTTTTGTTAATTCTTCAGTTATATTCTTTGAACGGAAAAGGACGTCCGTGTGGCCTTTGGATTCGTCCGTATACGATACAGTAAGTGCAACCAATGGATTGGCTACTAAAATCTGTAGCATATCTGCCTTTAATGCGTTAAAGGTTCTAAAGGAAGGTTGCTCCTTTAGGATTCGACGCCGAACCGGTAAATTATATAGCATGTCTTCGACAATAACTACAGTTCctgattttctttggctCCAAGACTGGACTTTCCAAAAAGGATCCACCTGGGGcttgatatttttacttAACATAACGCTTTTTGACGGGAACTTTCTCATCCATGTAGAGTTGTAATCCTTAGTTTTGGAgcaaataaacaatttCGAGATGTCGGAAATGCTGTATATGGCTTCGCCTCTAAAACCATAAGtatttattgttgttagATCGCTTAACTTTCGTATTTTCGAAGTGTGATTTCTAGTACCCAACTTATTCAGATCATCCGGGCTCAACCCAGTACCATCATCGTAAACAGCAAAACTCAGACTGGAGAGGTCGATTGTGACATCGATATTGGATGCATGTGCGTCTATAGAATTTTGGACTATTTCTCTAACCGCTGATGCTAATGAAACTGCGTAAACTTGAGATTTGAGCCTCTTTGTGACAATAGAGTCCAGCTTCTCAATATTCCGACTCattctttatatttagTAGGAAATTTTGCATTCATATTTATCCAAATACCTATCTTGTTTATGTATTGATGGTTTTTGTTACCTTTCCTCTATTTTCCTTGTAAAACCAGGCTTGACATTTTTCCCCTCCTAACGGCGCATTCaaataaagcaaaaaggaaaatataGCATTTTAACAAAAGCGTTTTATACCACCTACGGctcttcttgaaaatcatAAAACTATAAATTTTTCGTATAGTAGTCAAGTTAcatagtattttttttgtttatgttcTATCTTTTATTTACGAGATCGAAATGTGAAtgttgtttttcttattgtcTATTTTGTTTGATGCCCATCAAATAGCACTAATAATCCGGTATGGGATGAATAAATACACGTTTATCTGAGGGGCATTTCCCATTTGGCTCTTCAACAAATCGCACTAAATGTGGGTACCGTTGTTAGCAGCAGTAGTTATATTACCAGCACCGGCTGTAACAGTAACGTATTGAACGACAGGTTCTGCAGTAGTAGTGACTAATTTAGTAACTGGAGTAGCAGTAATTGTAACATACTGAGTGGCTGCATTACATTGCGCATCACCGCTGGATGCGGTTTCAGCAGCTTGAGATTGGCTTTCAGCAGAGACCAATTTTTCTAAAGCACCGATATCAGAGGCTGCGCCTGTGGTTGAAGCAACTGTCGCGGTAGCGCTTGCTTTCGAATTACGTACAGTAACTAACAAAGTTGAAGTTAAGGTGGAAGTGTACGTGCTACCCGAGTTAGTGATGGTAGACGCAATTTCTGTGACGCTAGTGGAAACGGATTCAGCCTTCTCAGTAGTGGCCTCCGAGGACAGAGTAATGGTATAAGCGGAAGTTATAGTAGATGTGTAAGTGGTGTCTGTGTCGAAATAGGTGGTGGTATATTCAGATGTAGATGTACTTAAAGCAGGGGTGCTAGTGGTAGGTGCGCTTGTAATAGTAGCTGATGGAGAGGGGGTGAACCAATGGGTAGAGTAGACAGTGGATGTCAAGTAGAAGGTGGTCGTCTCATCGCTGTATGTCAATGTTGTCTCTTGAGGCAGAACAGAGTAGGTTGGGGATAATGTCTTGGTGTATGGGGTATAGCTCTGGGTGCCGTTGGTGTATTGGGCACATACAACACCGGAAGAAACTAGCAATAAACTACACAATACATTGAAAATcattatgatatatatgcTTATTTGTGAATGGGAGTACTATTCTTATGTTATTGAACAAAACAGAGACTCTAAGACCATAACGATAACTTGATAAAACAATCTTGTGTCTTTTAAATACACTACTTTCCTCAATCGCAGATCGGTTCAACGTCCATCTGCTCTAAGCCATCAGAAATTCTTGGGTCATCCTCTGTTTACGGCTATTTGAAACACGAAATAACGCAAGAACACGAAATGCCAAATTGTTAGCGTCGCGAATTTGCTATCCAATGCGGGcggaaaatgaaaacgaaaaatagAATAGGAAAATCCGATGCACATTAAAAAGGTGAAAATTGAATGGCGGTTTCAACGCCGAAGATGAGAATGCACTTGTAAATACTATTACACAATTTGGGGTTATCGATTAACTGAGCTCTGCGGAGAGTGAGATAAAAACGTCTGTACTTTTTGTAAAAACGAGGAAACaagggaagaaaaacagtGAAAGTGGGCTTTGAACACCTCTGAGGCACTATATTATACTGCCATAGCTGGAAGCGTTGTTGCCTTTGTTAGGTGCTTCAGTGTTGGTGTAAGTCCAGTCTTCCGATAGATCGGGAAATTCGTCATCGCGGAATGTGtttgtttcaaaattctcCGCATTAGTTAGCGTCAAACTCTCTGTAGGTAACTTGATGACGTTATCTACGCAAAAGTACTGAAAGCAATTCAGCAAAATGGGGAAGACAAACATCACCAAAAAAACCTGCAAGTTTGGCCATGAATCTGACCAGCCAAGGATCAGATCCGCAAACCAATAGGCCCATTCCTCCAGGTAATTAAGTATGAAAAACACGCATAGCTTCATCACGCCCAGCCCGAGAATGAAAATGACCAGCTGTTTCACAAATGCAGAAAATAAAGGCGTTCTAGGGTGATTCTTGACCTTTTTAGATGGGAAGTAATTACcactttcaatattttgaaaatgtagAGATTTTAGCACTCTTTCAATTGTGTATAAGGATAACCAAAGAATGGGGATCCCGAGAGTGGTATCTAAGAGCAAATTCAGGAAATACCAGTCGCATTGgtcttcgtcgtcatcaCTACCGGTGGCCAGTAAAAATAGTTTCcgccttcttttcaatatgcTAATACCCAgatttaaaaaatgtattCCGAGTGAACCGATAATCTGTTTTCCGATATCATAACTCCACACGatcattttccttcttggatGCTCATAGTTTCTTTTAACCAGTAACACAGCCACTGCTGTTATACCCATCAATGTTTGAACCAAAAGAGACACAGGTCCCAACAACTGGCAGgtatccttttcttcagaagaaaacatactagtttttttcttgatataCCAATACACACTTGCCGTGTTTCACCTACCTGTTAATAAGTCACACAACTACGTTTCTTTCCCTTAGTTGTTGGCTTTTGTGCAGATAGAACATCGTGataatcttttcattttccctTTGGGACTCATCTTTTTTACACCCATACCCTACATCCAACTCCACACGTTTCATTTAATAAAGTTAGTACGTTAcataatatatatatatatatatatatatatatatatatatatgcaacTGCAACTACTATTTATGTTTAAACGTAATGTGGGATCCGACAAACGTAatgtttaaaaaaacagtttTGCTAGCGTCTCTAGTTTGGTCTCTTCTGGTGTCAAATATTCGGTACCTTTGACTAGGTTTAATATCATACCCGCAATGAACTTTCCGTTATTGAAACAGCTTTCGCTACCTTTGTCTTCGTTATTTTTGAACGAAAGTATAGTTTCTAGCATCAAAATCAACTTTTGAATGTAATTCATAAACAGTATATTTTCGATGGGGCTGGCATCATTTGCCGCGCTTACATTTCTCAAATAAATTCCAACAGTTTTGGTAATGTGAAATAAATCTGAAATTGATAGCTGTTCCGATTGGCCtggattttgaaatttgaagatCGTGTCCCATAACGGCTTCAACACTTCGGTAGAACAGGTTGTCTTGGACACCAAGAGTTTATCCATTGCAATGCAGCATGTCAATGTTCCATGTTCTGTGATAAAAGTAATAATTGTCCGATCACTGCTTACCAAACTTTGTAGTTTTGAGCTTGGCAGCACGGTTAGAACTTTGTTTAGTAAATGTGTTAATAACGGTAACAAGTTGCTAAAAAATTTAGTTTGTTCGTGGcagtttttcattgtttgaaataaagCAACTAAATCTTTAGCATCTAACCACATAGCATTTTCTAAGTTTAACAGCTTTCTTGTTAGATCTAAAAACCCTTGATATTGCACTGGGTCCTTGAATATACTGCCAGCTTGAATTAACTCACCAAAGGATACGAGTTTCATCAGAGCATCAGCGTCGGCTTTGCATGCAATTGAGTTAGATAGAATAATCAAAGATGCAGCCAAAGTGTAACTATTTGTGGAGTTCTTGATGGTTTCGATGCACAAAGGCTGCtcctttttgtttgaagTAGTCAAATTAGCAGATATGTTTCCAGCACACGATACAAGTCTTCTCATTACAATCagtttattattgaaagTTTTCGGTGCCAAACAGTCTAATGATGCGagtatgtttttttgtatgtTCAAAACAACCTCTTCTTCACCAGAGAAGTTtatatcttcatccttTGCTACAATAGTTTCCAAACATGTTGATAGGTCCAATACCAATGCAAGGTTGATATTGgtttcatcatcactttCCTCATTAGCGAGGTTCTGTTGAACTTCGGTACTGGCTACGAGCGCTTCATCTTCTATTGGTGGTAGTTCAATGTTTTGCACTTTAGAggagatttttttaatgtaCTGActcaaaaagaacaaatcGCTAATTTGAACATTTTTGTAGTGGAACTTTAAGAGCTCACTCAGTAGCTCCGTTCCCAATGTAACTTGATCAGACGACGCCAGATAGGTATACTGTGTCGTCTTTAACATACTAAATATTGGACCTCTGATGAAGGTAGCTATTTTTTCCATATAGCTTTCACCTCCAGCacaaaaatttcttaataGTGCAACTGATCTCATTTGCAGGTCATTTAATAGTCTATCGTCCGTGTCGTCAAGGGATATTTGATTCAATTTCAGTATTCCACCTatataataagaaaacagTATGTTCTTTCCCACGGATAGAACAACGTCtctattatcatcattgtcAATCATCGCATTGGCAACACATCTGATCAGCTCAGAAacgattttgaagaatgcTAGCTTATCGTTATCTGAGGTATTCTCATCGTGAAGGCAGTGATCCAGAGCTTGTTCTAGAATCCGCACCAGATTTGCTAGCAAACCAGTTTTTCCAACAACATTTCTATTGTTCGGTTCTCTCAATGAAACGGCCAATTGGTCAATTACAATTAAGTAACTTCCGAGGTAAACATCGTTCATTGGAACATCTTTAATTGTAGAAGCATTTAGAATCGGTTGCAACCCGAACAAAATTTCTTCGTAATCCATTCAGCAATTCTCACGGCGTTTTGCTTTCGAATTGTGACCCTTTTAGCGTTGAATACAGGCTGACTGAAGAAATTCTCTGGATAATTCATGGTGTGGAGTGGTCTATCGCCGCCCTCTTCGACTATGCTATGTAATgtcttttatattttagCTACGGGTAACGGTGCCTTGTTTTTATCGACCCTctttaaaaagaataccTGATTTGTCCCACTCATAAAGACATTTTCTCAATTCCCGGTGGACACAAGGGACAGTAAACTGATATAGGCTAGTTTCAAATGATTCAAAAAGGCTAACTTATTTGTACTCAACACTATAGTTCCCATCTATCTCTATGTAGGTATGAGTACAGTAACGCCGTTTTTTCCACTCCACTCAGGAACTTCAGCGGCTAAACCATAGACCCAGTTTTTGGTTGAATAAAACGGTATACTAGCCTCGATCCAATacatttccttttcgtaTACAGGTACAGAAGTTGGCCATTGAGCGCGTTGTTGTATGGGCACCTCGGCTGGCTGATGCTCCTAGTTCTTCCTTTCTCTACCCAGGATTGTTGCTTAAGGCATCTGATTGCCTTCTGCTATCCTCACTTGGTACGAAGATGTGGCCGTTAACGGTTCCTTTGTCtgcaagatgaaaaaacGAATCAGTCACCCACGCAAAtaattaatgaaaaaaaaaaagaaaattaagaatgaaaagaaaccttatgctgtttttcttttttcagcGTTTGCTTGATGCATTAAGTTATATAATATAAGCACGGAAACGTAAcggtcttttttttttaaaaaatccaagacataaaaagaaaaacctcAACCAGCAAACAATGTCTTCTGGTCTGGTCTTAGAAAATACGGCACGTAGAGATGCGTTGATTGCCAtcgaaaagaaatatcaaaaaatatggGCTGAAGAACATCAATTCGAAATTGATGCTCCATCAATTGAAGATGAGCCCATCACTATGGACTCTGAAGAATTGCACCGCAAATACCCCAAGTTTATGGCATCTATGGCCTATCCTTACATGAACGGTGTTTTACACGCCGGCCATTGTTTCACTCTTTCCAAAGTCGAATTTTCTATCGGTTTCGAAAGAATGAATGGTAAGAGAGCTTTGTTCCCATTAGGTTTCCACTGTACTGGTATGCCAATTCTAGCTTGTGCTGATAAGTTAAAGAGAGAAGCCGAATTATTTGGTGACAACTACGACAATGTACcagctgaagaagaagaaactaacGAAGAAACTCCAGTCGAAAAAGAACATGAGGATGTCACTAAGTTCAAAGCTAAGAAATCAAAGGCTGCTGCCAAAAAAGGTCGTGGTAAATATCAATTTGAGATTATGTTACAACTTGGTATCCCAAGAGAACAAATTATCCAGTTTGCCGATGCTAAGTATTGGTTAACTTATTTCCCACCTCTATGT
Coding sequences:
- the MLH3 gene encoding mismatch repair protein MLH3 produces the protein MSRNIEKLDSIVTKRLKSQVYAVSLASAVREIVQNSIDAHASNIDVTIDLSSLSFAVYDDGTGLSPDDLNKLGTRNHTSKIRKLSDLTTINTYGFRGEAIYSISDISKLFICSKTKDYNSTWMRKFPSKSVMLSKNIKPQVDPFWKVQSWSQRKSGTVVIVEDMLYNLPVRRRILKEQPSFRTFNALKADMLQILVANPLVALTVSYTDESKGHTDVLFRSKNITEELTKHQRMSQVLRNVFGAIIPPDMLKKVSLKFNDYQIEGIISKIPIRLKSLQFIFINGRRYTDSIFQTYIDSLFQQQDFGDSNFSLLKTKTVGKPYRSHPLFIFDLRCPQTIDDLLQDPAKNIIKPSHVRTIEPLIIKTVRSFLTFQGYLPPDKSDKSLEIVSCSQANATSISRQSQVSKCGQVLDSKMKMARIIVTPGTSVANKYKVSKTTLSSERINKIRLYGQKSILRSKLSSGHYDTDVLQYCDNIENTIEDLSISRSVLANYEVINQVDKKFVLIRCSGSSIYKTPILILVDQHACDERIRLEDLLHSLLSEALTRTFVTQDLTDCYIEIDRTEADLFRHYQCEFKKWEINYEVTNGTLETSLLIIKSLPEVLASKYNGDNNYLRMVLLQHAHDLKDLKKLPMNLTRLESHTLTDRLYWWKYASCIPTVFHEILNSKACRSAIMFGDELSRQECIILVNKLSQCQNPFQCAHGRPSMVPIAELDQKNET
- the BEM4 gene encoding Bem4p: MDYEEILFGLQPILNASTIKDVPMNDVYLGSYLIVIDQLAVSLREPNNRNVVGKTGLLANLVRILEQALDHCLHDENTSDNDKLAFFKIVSELIRCVANAMIDNDDNRDVVLSVGKNILFSYYIGGILKLNQISLDDTDDRLLNDLQMRSVALLRNFCAGGESYMEKIATFIRGPIFSMLKTTQYTYLASSDQVTLGTELLSELLKFHYKNVQISDLFFLSQYIKKISSKVQNIELPPIEDEALVASTEVQQNLANEESDDETNINLALVLDLSTCLETIVAKDEDINFSGEEEVVLNIQKNILASLDCLAPKTFNNKLIVMRRLVSCAGNISANLTTSNKKEQPLCIETIKNSTNSYTLAASLIILSNSIACKADADALMKLVSFGELIQAGSIFKDPVQYQGFLDLTRKLLNLENAMWLDAKDLVALFQTMKNCHEQTKFFSNLLPLLTHLLNKVLTVLPSSKLQSLVSSDRTIITFITEHGTLTCCIAMDKLLVSKTTCSTEVLKPLWDTIFKFQNPGQSEQLSISDLFHITKTVGIYLRNVSAANDASPIENILFMNYIQKLILMLETILSFKNNEDKGSESCFNNGKFIAGMILNLVKGTEYLTPEETKLETLAKLFF
- the SET6 gene encoding Set6p — encoded protein: MTIDEDVREISPYFQVRQTTWGGRACFSSSNIPEGTTVLQAAHFTGSSISYEFRKEVCHNCFAYDNARTMKYKLNYDSIKNLICGAGCQINPQKFLGAGLWFCSECCRDSYLQIPNIVELIEFYEILLRHFPNMLKRYNTTTEQETKLNTVSISESIIQSAWDEIENDWIPSIDNMKGTKKINQLPPISEDEYCCIRFVCESLFNLKHMDPQSITQRTFNMLQSNELGKISRFPVLLHFQKLVFQTLYILLPSHLHKMLTIPLLRHILGTEYGNAFGIWQDGEAAESREYFGYWVFPEASYFNHSCNPNVTKYRKGNSMVFKVNKDIKENEQICIDYSGVLAVPTKKRRKFLADSWFFDCACERCNSELQSVH
- the SVS1 gene encoding Svs1p, translating into MIFNVLCSLLLVSSGVVCAQYTNGTQSYTPYTKTLSPTYSVLPQETTLTYSDETTTFYLTSTVYSTHWFTPSPSATITSAPTTSTPALSTSTSEYTTTYFDTDTTYTSTITSAYTITLSSEATTEKAESVSTSVTEIASTITNSGSTYTSTLTSTLLVTVRNSKASATATVASTTGAASDIGALEKLVSAESQSQAAETASSGDAQCNAATQYVTITATPVTKLVTTTAEPVVQYVTVTAGAGNITTAANNGTHI